From the genome of Scytonema hofmannii PCC 7110, one region includes:
- a CDS encoding peptidylprolyl isomerase — MLKTLNISSEDIIRNIQLSCQIPEFLEAIAKQQIIAKAASEEGITVSEEELQQEGDHLRLEKKLVTAKDTWTWLKKHHLTLYDFEAIARNNVLARKLAAHLFDKQVEKYFYEHYLDYVTTAIYEVILDDRDLALELFYALQEGEITFQEIARQYIQEPELRCASGYKGIQYRKDLRPEIAAAVFAAHPPETIKPIVTSKGVYLIWVEEIIQPELDEKLNEEIQQELFSLWLKQEIELMEIVPQLIDVSHEQSEELRKQA; from the coding sequence ATGTTAAAAACTCTAAATATTTCCTCTGAAGACATAATTCGCAACATTCAACTTTCTTGCCAAATCCCAGAATTTTTGGAAGCTATAGCCAAACAACAAATTATTGCTAAGGCTGCTTCAGAAGAAGGCATAACAGTTTCGGAAGAAGAATTACAGCAAGAGGGAGATCATCTGCGACTAGAAAAGAAACTCGTCACAGCTAAAGACACTTGGACGTGGTTAAAAAAACATCATCTGACTCTATATGATTTTGAAGCAATAGCCCGTAACAACGTCCTTGCAAGGAAATTGGCAGCTCATTTGTTTGATAAACAAGTTGAAAAATATTTTTATGAGCACTACTTGGATTATGTTACGACTGCTATCTATGAAGTCATTCTTGACGATAGAGATTTAGCCCTGGAACTGTTTTATGCCTTGCAAGAAGGTGAAATCACTTTTCAAGAAATCGCTCGCCAATACATTCAAGAACCAGAACTACGTTGTGCTAGCGGATATAAAGGAATTCAATACCGTAAAGATTTACGACCGGAAATTGCTGCTGCTGTATTTGCTGCCCATCCTCCAGAAACGATCAAGCCAATTGTGACTTCTAAAGGAGTGTATTTAATTTGGGTAGAAGAAATTATTCAACCCGAATTAGATGAGAAACTAAATGAAGAGATCCAGCAAGAATTATTTTCTCTTTGGTTAAAACAAGAAATTGAACTCATGGAAATTGTGCCTCAGCTAATTGATGTCAGTCATGAACAGTCTGAAGAGTTACGCAAGCAGGCTTAA
- a CDS encoding calcium-binding protein — protein MVFRRGTDQADNIVGTAEADEIFGRKGNDILTGLGGSDLIRGDEGNDRISGDGAVDLTNPNNTPESANDGADILSGGDGNDLVVGGGGDDIINGDNGIDDLYGGSGNDLLNGGNGDDLLDGGNGDDTLLDPFGSNLLLGGAGNDFLDSGFGEDILDGGTGNDTLNGGSGNDELYGDAGDDQLSGGLDNDILAGESGNDNLDGDLGNDTIYGDRGSGADGNDTISAGPGDDIVYGGGGSDNITGGAGNDYLDGSDAIFNLALRDRPPTAGFGGNDTISGGDGNDTLVGGIGNDILNGGGQAGSFDILVGGLYIDQTGDGKGDAFGTDGNSDTFVLGNANGNFYAGGVGTPVTINGNVILGISDRADIYTFQNGSDKIQVNNPSGISSFISGRDTFLTVQVTGGLEVIARVVEFSGTFAAGTFIGPTPS, from the coding sequence ATGGTTTTTAGAAGAGGAACAGACCAAGCTGACAACATAGTTGGTACAGCTGAAGCGGATGAAATATTTGGTCGTAAGGGTAATGACATCTTAACTGGATTGGGTGGATCTGACCTAATCCGAGGAGACGAAGGCAACGACAGAATCTCCGGTGACGGTGCGGTCGATCTAACTAACCCTAACAACACCCCCGAAAGCGCAAATGATGGTGCTGACATTCTCTCTGGGGGCGATGGCAACGACCTAGTCGTAGGTGGTGGTGGCGACGACATCATAAATGGCGATAATGGTATTGATGACCTGTACGGAGGATCGGGAAATGACCTTCTCAACGGTGGTAATGGGGACGATCTCTTAGATGGAGGAAATGGAGATGATACCCTCCTAGACCCCTTCGGCAGTAACCTGCTCCTTGGGGGAGCAGGAAATGACTTCCTAGACAGCGGTTTTGGTGAAGACATACTTGATGGCGGTACAGGCAACGACACTCTTAATGGCGGCAGTGGTAACGATGAACTCTATGGAGACGCTGGTGATGACCAGCTCTCCGGTGGGCTAGATAATGACATCCTCGCCGGGGAGAGCGGCAATGATAATCTTGATGGAGACCTTGGGAACGATACGATCTACGGAGACCGGGGTAGCGGAGCTGATGGCAATGACACTATCAGTGCAGGTCCTGGCGATGACATTGTTTATGGAGGCGGTGGCTCTGACAACATCACAGGGGGTGCGGGCAATGACTACCTTGATGGAAGCGACGCTATTTTCAACCTTGCACTCAGAGATCGCCCTCCCACCGCAGGCTTCGGTGGTAATGACACTATCTCAGGAGGCGACGGTAATGATACCCTCGTTGGCGGCATTGGTAACGACATCCTGAATGGTGGCGGTCAAGCAGGTTCATTCGATATATTAGTCGGCGGTCTCTACATCGATCAAACTGGCGATGGTAAGGGAGATGCTTTTGGTACCGACGGTAATTCAGATACCTTCGTGCTAGGAAATGCCAATGGTAATTTCTATGCTGGTGGTGTTGGTACTCCCGTTACTATCAATGGTAACGTCATCTTAGGCATTAGCGATCGCGCGGATATTTACACATTCCAGAATGGCAGCGATAAAATCCAGGTAAATAACCCAAGTGGTATAAGTTCATTCATATCCGGCAGAGATACATTTCTGACGGTACAAGTTACTGGCGGCTTGGAGGTTATTGCCAGGGTGGTTGAATTCTCAGGAACTTTTGCAGCTGGAACGTTTATTGGTCCCACTCCTAGCTAG
- a CDS encoding HlyD family efflux transporter periplasmic adaptor subunit encodes MPISSHNSSSAISKQEAEEPKNYLAPQKESETTDLNHQTDATNQLEDWHYGTEELLDALPRLWTRSLLYALLGFCIAVVPWSMVSKIDETGSARGRLEPKGSTQKLDSPAQGTVNFVRVKEGENVTAGQVLLELDSDVLKTELDQVQEKLQGLQNQKANFDILRNQLKLSLRTQQQQNQAQELAKLSQVEQARQNLDALKTTYNIQKEEKLAQVNQTQQALNSSIADRKLAQVRLQSAQEKVPRYKKAFEEGVMSQDRFNEVEQAVKENYERFLQAQTAINQAQESLKEQQSSYQKTLHQAKSDIQQAELRLQQEQRSYESLLHTGKLANLKTEEQFKELQTQVNTLQSEIAQTKTQITSLKIQMRQRQVRSPINGVIFDLPITKAGAVLQPGQRVAQIAPKDADVVLKASIPIQESGLLKLGMPVKVKFDAFPFQEYGIVSGKLRWISPDSKVTETPQGNVESFELEVSLDRSYVQNGNKRILLSPGQTANAEIVLRQRRVIDLVVDPFKQLQKGGLDF; translated from the coding sequence ATGCCTATTTCATCTCACAATTCATCTTCTGCAATTTCCAAGCAAGAAGCGGAGGAGCCTAAAAACTACCTCGCTCCGCAAAAAGAATCCGAAACGACTGACTTAAATCATCAAACAGACGCAACAAATCAACTAGAAGATTGGCATTACGGTACTGAAGAGTTACTAGATGCTCTACCACGCCTCTGGACGCGTTCTTTACTGTATGCATTGCTAGGATTTTGTATCGCTGTCGTACCTTGGTCAATGGTTTCAAAAATTGACGAAACAGGTAGTGCCAGAGGACGTTTAGAACCAAAGGGTTCAACACAAAAATTGGATAGTCCAGCACAGGGTACTGTTAATTTTGTTAGGGTCAAAGAAGGTGAGAATGTTACAGCCGGACAGGTTCTGTTGGAGTTGGACTCAGACGTCTTGAAAACTGAACTGGATCAGGTCCAAGAGAAACTGCAAGGGCTACAAAATCAAAAGGCGAATTTTGATATCCTTCGGAATCAATTAAAGCTCTCTCTCCGTACCCAACAGCAACAAAATCAAGCCCAAGAATTAGCAAAGCTTTCTCAAGTCGAGCAGGCTAGACAAAACTTAGATGCCCTGAAAACTACTTATAACATCCAGAAAGAAGAAAAATTAGCGCAAGTCAATCAAACGCAACAAGCTTTGAATTCAAGTATTGCAGATCGTAAGTTAGCACAAGTTCGTCTCCAATCTGCTCAAGAAAAAGTCCCACGCTATAAAAAAGCCTTTGAAGAAGGGGTCATGTCACAAGATCGCTTTAACGAGGTCGAACAAGCGGTGAAGGAAAATTACGAACGTTTTTTACAAGCTCAAACAGCAATTAACCAAGCACAGGAGAGCCTTAAAGAACAACAAAGCAGTTATCAAAAAACGCTTCATCAGGCTAAGTCTGATATTCAGCAAGCGGAACTTCGCTTACAGCAAGAACAACGCAGTTATGAAAGCCTGCTCCATACAGGAAAACTGGCAAATCTTAAAACTGAGGAACAATTTAAAGAGTTACAAACACAAGTTAATACTCTCCAATCGGAAATCGCCCAAACTAAGACCCAAATCACATCTTTAAAAATTCAAATGCGCCAAAGACAGGTGCGATCGCCAATCAATGGTGTCATTTTCGATCTGCCAATTACAAAAGCAGGAGCCGTGCTACAACCCGGTCAAAGAGTTGCTCAGATTGCACCCAAGGATGCTGACGTAGTCCTTAAAGCAAGTATACCTATCCAGGAAAGCGGTTTGTTGAAACTTGGGATGCCTGTGAAAGTCAAGTTTGATGCCTTCCCTTTCCAAGAGTATGGCATCGTTTCAGGGAAACTGCGTTGGATATCTCCAGATTCAAAAGTGACTGAAACACCACAAGGCAATGTAGAAAGCTTTGAGTTAGAAGTCTCTCTGGATCGGTCTTATGTCCAAAATGGGAATAAACGTATTTTATTATCCCCCGGTCAAACAGCAAATGCTGAAATCGTTCTTCGCCAAAGGCGAGTTATTGACTTAGTCGTAGATCCATTTAAGCAATTGCAAAAAGGCGGCTTAGATTTTTAA
- a CDS encoding MvdC family ATP-grasp ribosomal peptide maturase — protein MHLSCDIVLLITHSGDFFTVDRVEEALSKKGAQPVRLDTDKFPLFVQLKAQLNNFGSYHRLEYNNRSISTKQVHAVWMRRIWQPQIDKKIAPQFQAACVKESLAALDGFLDSLREARWVDNLERINFAENKLRQLKVASEVGLTIPETLVSNNAEEVREFFYKLEGKIITKLLTPLSISMKGSPFFMYTSAVQEQDLLDAETLRYCPMVFQEKIPKYKELRVVYVNGNIFVGALDASVYADSTLDWRCANSEACVWQPHELPDQVTARIKAFMAHFGLVFGAFDFIQTPSGEYVFLEVNPTGEWGMLERDLNYPISSAIADALFENSSSFDLKESCPL, from the coding sequence ATGCACCTGTCATGTGACATTGTTCTATTAATTACCCACAGTGGTGATTTTTTCACAGTGGATAGAGTAGAGGAAGCGCTATCCAAAAAAGGCGCACAACCAGTTCGCCTAGACACTGATAAGTTTCCACTGTTCGTACAACTTAAAGCTCAGTTAAACAACTTTGGGAGCTATCACAGGTTGGAATACAACAACCGCTCTATAAGCACAAAGCAGGTGCATGCAGTTTGGATGCGTCGCATATGGCAACCTCAAATTGATAAAAAAATAGCTCCACAGTTCCAAGCAGCTTGTGTAAAAGAATCACTAGCTGCCTTAGATGGCTTTTTGGATAGTCTCAGAGAAGCTCGTTGGGTAGATAATTTAGAGCGGATTAACTTTGCAGAAAACAAATTGCGACAATTGAAAGTTGCAAGTGAAGTCGGCTTGACCATTCCTGAAACTCTTGTTTCAAATAATGCTGAGGAAGTACGGGAGTTTTTTTACAAGTTGGAAGGGAAAATTATAACCAAGTTATTGACTCCTCTATCCATAAGTATGAAAGGCTCTCCTTTCTTTATGTATACTAGTGCAGTTCAAGAACAAGATTTATTGGATGCCGAAACATTACGTTATTGCCCAATGGTTTTTCAAGAAAAAATTCCCAAGTACAAAGAACTACGAGTTGTCTATGTGAATGGCAATATATTTGTAGGAGCACTAGATGCATCTGTTTACGCAGACTCTACCCTTGATTGGCGATGTGCTAATTCAGAAGCCTGTGTATGGCAACCCCATGAACTTCCCGATCAAGTTACCGCTCGCATTAAAGCCTTTATGGCCCACTTTGGTCTTGTGTTTGGAGCCTTTGATTTTATCCAAACTCCATCAGGAGAATACGTCTTTTTGGAGGTTAATCCTACAGGAGAGTGGGGAATGCTGGAGCGGGATTTGAATTACCCCATTTCCAGTGCGATCGCTGATGCTTTATTTGAGAATTCTAGCAGTTTTGACCTAAAGGAATCATGCCCTTTGTAG
- a CDS encoding peptidase domain-containing ABC transporter — MVSVFSEHLLGEQIANALGETLSEQEMARCLALVEIVEPPVARQFWQTISANPGIYIVLVGKVRLLDSDENLVATLSSGSCFGEATLFSDDFQPYVARASANLKLCYLKQEVLQALIERHPSIRDRLLKRSELWDLVMLCHQNWQEIGNISDVPGMLKALSLFERHDLSDHQQATLPKDCKCLVLQKGELRHSEGQLLTAGKIYPASEQDSWQIAQSTIAYIIRDANWLPALEHWQQLAEFVQSQEQKGSVKTKKVRSKTSKPERITSSSNIIPFPQQEGAPKQKQQQQKEKIRPYFPSPKVKTGQLWGNLIKSYPFYAQHSASDCGAACLVMIGRYWGKNFSVNRLRELSNASRQGATLRALAAAAESVGFATRPVKASFDKLAEQPLPAVAHWEGYHYIVIYKITKRQVIVGDPAIGQRVLTHAEFKEGWTGYALLLQPTVDLKNAEEATHSLEEFFELVKPHWRVLLEVFFASLVLQLFGLVTPIFSQLLFDKVIIQGSVVTLNAVCLGMVIFSLFGIVINAVRQYLLSHTANRISVALLVGFLKHTFRLPLGFFESRYVGDITSRIQENQKIQRFLTGETLSIVLDLLTLFIYLGVMLWYSWSLTLVVLLAIPPFFILAFASTGILRRMSREIFNAGAESSSYLIQSLTGIRSIRSMAVEQTVRWRWEELLNNVVKKGFTAQVIGIRLQVIGGGIDILTSTMLLWYGAWLVINQELTIGQLIAFNMLKGNVISPFKRLSLVWNQLQEIFISVERLNDVLKTAPEEDLLSSPRKPLRKLQGHIRFDNVTFRYHPESDTNVLENLSFEIKPEQMVAVVGRSGSGKTTLSKLILGLYPPTSGKVLIDGHDINNISLQSLRSQVGIVDQSTFLFGGTIRENISIAHPDTSLEEVTEAARLAGADEFIQRLPMGYETEIGEGGGMLSGGQRQRVAIARALLGNPRLLVFDEATSNLDAESERIIQNNLKTILKGRTSLVIAHRLSTVRKANLILVLDHGVLVESGTHDELIAKQGHYYYLNQQQLSQAG; from the coding sequence ATGGTATCAGTTTTTTCCGAACACCTGTTAGGCGAACAGATCGCTAATGCTTTGGGTGAAACACTTTCAGAGCAAGAAATGGCGAGATGCTTGGCATTGGTAGAAATTGTAGAACCACCAGTAGCTAGGCAGTTCTGGCAAACAATATCGGCTAACCCAGGAATATATATTGTTCTTGTGGGAAAAGTAAGATTGTTGGATAGTGATGAAAATTTAGTTGCAACCCTAAGTTCGGGATCTTGCTTTGGAGAAGCAACCCTGTTTTCAGATGACTTTCAGCCATATGTAGCGAGAGCTTCAGCTAATCTTAAGCTTTGTTATCTCAAACAAGAAGTATTGCAAGCTTTAATAGAGCGCCACCCAAGTATTCGCGATCGCCTCTTGAAACGCTCAGAGTTATGGGATTTGGTCATGTTATGTCACCAAAACTGGCAAGAGATTGGCAACATATCAGATGTCCCAGGAATGCTCAAAGCTTTATCGTTGTTTGAGCGGCACGATCTCAGTGACCATCAACAAGCCACTCTACCAAAAGATTGTAAGTGTTTGGTATTGCAGAAAGGAGAATTGCGGCATTCTGAGGGACAGCTTTTAACTGCGGGCAAAATATATCCAGCCTCAGAACAAGACAGTTGGCAGATCGCGCAATCAACAATTGCTTATATCATTAGGGATGCAAATTGGTTACCTGCACTTGAACATTGGCAACAATTGGCAGAGTTTGTTCAATCTCAAGAACAGAAAGGCTCTGTTAAAACAAAAAAAGTGCGTTCTAAGACGTCAAAACCAGAGCGAATCACTTCATCTAGCAACATTATTCCCTTTCCCCAACAAGAAGGAGCGCCAAAACAAAAGCAACAGCAACAAAAAGAGAAAATACGTCCATACTTTCCCAGCCCCAAGGTAAAAACAGGGCAATTGTGGGGAAACCTGATCAAGAGCTACCCATTTTATGCCCAACACAGCGCTTCTGACTGTGGCGCAGCTTGTCTAGTCATGATTGGTCGCTATTGGGGCAAAAACTTTAGCGTCAATCGTCTGCGCGAACTCAGTAACGCCAGCCGTCAAGGTGCAACTTTACGTGCTCTAGCAGCCGCAGCAGAAAGCGTTGGCTTTGCAACTCGTCCGGTAAAAGCCAGTTTCGATAAACTGGCAGAACAACCCTTACCAGCAGTGGCTCATTGGGAAGGCTACCATTACATCGTTATCTATAAAATTACCAAACGGCAAGTGATTGTAGGCGATCCTGCCATTGGTCAACGTGTCCTTACCCACGCAGAGTTTAAAGAGGGATGGACTGGCTATGCGTTGCTACTACAACCCACAGTAGATTTGAAAAATGCTGAAGAAGCAACTCACTCTTTGGAAGAGTTTTTTGAGCTGGTTAAACCCCATTGGCGAGTTCTGCTTGAGGTATTTTTCGCCTCGCTCGTACTTCAGCTATTTGGACTAGTAACGCCAATATTTTCTCAGCTACTTTTTGACAAAGTGATTATACAAGGCAGTGTTGTCACTTTAAATGCTGTCTGTTTGGGAATGGTCATTTTTAGTTTATTCGGCATCGTCATTAACGCCGTGCGGCAATATTTACTGTCTCATACTGCCAACCGCATTAGTGTCGCGCTACTGGTGGGTTTTCTTAAACATACCTTTCGCTTGCCTCTAGGGTTCTTTGAGTCGCGTTACGTTGGAGATATCACGTCTCGGATTCAAGAAAACCAGAAAATACAGCGTTTTCTCACTGGTGAGACACTGTCGATCGTCTTAGATTTACTGACATTATTTATTTACCTAGGAGTGATGCTCTGGTATAGCTGGAGCCTTACATTAGTCGTGCTGTTAGCTATACCGCCATTTTTTATCCTGGCATTTGCAAGTACGGGCATATTGCGCCGGATGTCCAGAGAGATTTTTAATGCTGGAGCCGAAAGCAGCAGTTACTTAATTCAATCCCTTACAGGAATTCGTTCTATCCGCTCAATGGCAGTTGAGCAGACGGTGCGCTGGCGTTGGGAAGAACTTTTAAATAATGTGGTGAAAAAAGGCTTTACAGCACAGGTGATTGGCATCCGGTTGCAAGTTATTGGTGGCGGCATCGACATCCTAACAAGTACCATGTTGCTATGGTATGGAGCTTGGTTGGTCATTAATCAGGAACTGACCATTGGACAGTTAATTGCCTTCAATATGTTAAAAGGCAACGTCATTAGCCCCTTCAAACGACTCTCCCTAGTTTGGAATCAACTGCAAGAAATTTTTATTTCTGTAGAAAGGCTTAATGACGTCTTAAAAACGGCACCAGAAGAAGATTTGCTCTCCTCACCCCGTAAGCCCCTACGGAAACTTCAAGGTCATATTCGCTTTGATAACGTCACTTTCCGCTACCACCCAGAAAGCGATACTAATGTTCTGGAAAATCTCAGTTTTGAAATTAAACCCGAGCAAATGGTGGCAGTCGTAGGGCGTAGCGGTTCTGGGAAAACAACCCTGTCAAAGTTGATTTTGGGTCTCTATCCTCCGACAAGTGGTAAAGTATTGATTGATGGTCATGACATCAATAATATTTCTTTGCAATCACTTCGTTCCCAAGTTGGGATTGTAGACCAGAGTACTTTCTTATTTGGCGGTACTATTCGCGAAAATATCAGTATTGCTCATCCAGATACCTCTTTAGAGGAAGTAACGGAAGCAGCACGTCTGGCTGGTGCGGATGAATTTATTCAGCGATTACCAATGGGTTACGAAACAGAGATTGGTGAGGGTGGCGGTATGTTGTCGGGAGGACAACGCCAGCGTGTCGCGATCGCCCGTGCTTTGCTTGGCAATCCACGATTATTAGTTTTCGATGAAGCTACCAGTAACCTGGATGCTGAATCCGAACGCATTATTCAGAACAACCTTAAGACAATACTCAAAGGGCGTACTAGCCTAGTGATAGCCCATCGCCTTTCCACTGTACGCAAGGCGAACTTAATTCTGGTACTCGACCATGGTGTCTTAGTTGAAAGCGGTACTCATGACGAGTTAATCGCCAAACAAGGTCATTATTACTACCTCAATCAACAACAACTATCACAAGCAGGGTGA
- a CDS encoding microviridin/marinostatin family tricyclic proteinase inhibitor yields MSNNEQILPFFARYLEGQFCEDLSEEEMDEVHGGYRLAHPTRPKKDEIFTTLKYPSDNEEGGDFATKKYPSDTDEYAVTLKYPSDGDDDVIAIETVDAVDTTAIE; encoded by the coding sequence GTGTCTAACAACGAACAAATTTTACCTTTCTTTGCCCGTTACTTGGAAGGACAATTCTGTGAAGACTTGTCTGAAGAGGAAATGGATGAAGTTCATGGTGGTTATCGGTTAGCACACCCCACCCGTCCGAAAAAAGATGAAATATTTACGACTTTAAAGTATCCTTCTGATAATGAAGAGGGCGGTGATTTCGCTACTAAAAAATATCCATCGGATACAGACGAATATGCTGTTACATTAAAGTACCCATCTGATGGTGACGATGACGTTATCGCTATAGAGACTGTAGATGCTGTAGATACTACTGCCATAGAATAA